A genomic window from Flavobacterium hankyongi includes:
- the msrA gene encoding peptide-methionine (S)-S-oxide reductase MsrA has translation MPSLEKQDMNLEKEKEIAIFAGGCFWCTEAVFLQLKGVESIKPGYIGGKTSNPTYKEVCSGYSGHAEAVKIVFDPNQITYGELLEVFFATHDPTTINRQGNDVGSQYRSEIFTTNEKQKTLATAYIDLLNKENTFGKKVVTKVSNASEFYVAEDYHQNYYNQNKDQSYCHYVITPKVEKVKKQFKDKLKK, from the coding sequence ATGCCTTCATTAGAAAAACAAGATATGAATTTAGAAAAAGAAAAAGAAATAGCTATTTTTGCAGGAGGGTGCTTTTGGTGTACAGAAGCAGTTTTTTTGCAACTTAAAGGAGTCGAAAGTATAAAACCTGGCTATATAGGAGGGAAAACAAGTAATCCAACCTATAAAGAAGTTTGTTCAGGATATTCAGGTCATGCCGAAGCCGTAAAGATAGTTTTTGATCCTAACCAAATAACCTACGGAGAATTATTAGAAGTATTTTTTGCTACTCACGATCCAACGACAATAAATAGACAAGGAAATGATGTAGGTTCTCAATATAGAAGTGAAATATTTACTACCAATGAAAAACAAAAAACATTGGCTACAGCTTACATTGATCTCTTAAACAAAGAAAATACATTTGGAAAAAAAGTAGTTACAAAAGTAAGCAATGCATCAGAATTTTATGTGGCTGAAGATTATCATCAAAATTATTACAATCAAAACAAGGATCAATCGTATTGTCATTATGTGATAACACCTAAAGTTGAAAAAGTTAAGAAGCAGTTCAAGGATAAATTAAAAAAATAA
- a CDS encoding MbnP family protein yields MKFQLKNIVAVMAMALAFVSCSNDDENPANNITGTGKLDVEYDNVFGSADLILNSQANVTSQGETLNVSDVKYIISNIVLTKEDGSTFVYPKAQGYFIVSEANEASRVLKLENIPAGNYTKIKFGIGVDEAQYNAGQTVQGDFFAYAQDEDMAWSWSAGYKHLLFEGMFTSSSVTTSTQFMIHTGKSGADYNYKEVTLNFPDKALVRTNITPDVHIFADVAKIIDGTNKIKLSDNNMGGMGAMIMSGSNLALITANLSNMFTVNHVHND; encoded by the coding sequence ATGAAATTTCAATTAAAAAATATAGTTGCCGTGATGGCAATGGCTCTTGCATTTGTTTCTTGTTCAAACGATGATGAAAATCCTGCAAATAATATTACTGGAACTGGAAAATTAGATGTTGAATATGATAATGTTTTTGGAAGCGCTGACTTAATTCTTAATTCGCAGGCAAATGTTACCTCTCAAGGTGAAACCCTAAACGTATCGGATGTAAAATATATAATTAGCAATATCGTTTTGACAAAAGAAGACGGATCAACTTTTGTTTATCCAAAAGCTCAAGGTTATTTCATTGTTAGTGAAGCAAATGAGGCTTCTCGTGTTTTGAAATTAGAAAATATTCCTGCTGGAAATTATACTAAGATCAAGTTTGGTATAGGAGTTGATGAGGCACAATACAATGCAGGTCAAACAGTTCAAGGAGATTTCTTTGCTTATGCTCAAGATGAGGACATGGCTTGGAGTTGGAGCGCAGGCTATAAACATTTACTTTTTGAAGGTATGTTTACTTCTTCAAGTGTTACTACATCAACACAATTTATGATACATACAGGGAAATCTGGAGCAGATTATAATTATAAAGAAGTAACTTTAAATTTTCCTGATAAAGCTTTGGTAAGAACTAACATTACACCAGATGTCCATATTTTTGCTGATGTTGCAAAAATTATTGATGGAACAAATAAAATAAAATTATCGGATAATAATATGGGCGGAATGGGAGCAATGATTATGTCAGGTTCGAACTTGGCTCTTATCACTGCTAACTTATCCAACATGTTCACTGTGAACCACGTTCATAACGACTAG
- a CDS encoding ABC transporter ATP-binding protein has product MITAKNIHKFYENLHVLKGVNLHIKKGEIVSIVGASGAGKTTLLQLLGTLDTPKLSTGSDIQINGESILKMNDATVSKFRNQNLGFIFQFHQLLPEFTALENVCIPAFIANKPKNETEAEAEKLLTYLGLKERMHHKPSELSGGEQQRVAVARALINRPAVIFADEPCGNLDSHTAETLHQLFFKLRDEFGQTFVIVTHNEQLANMADRKLVMVDGRIKDEILNSTSLSI; this is encoded by the coding sequence ATGATTACGGCCAAAAATATTCACAAATTTTATGAAAACTTACACGTTTTAAAAGGTGTAAACCTACATATTAAAAAAGGTGAGATTGTTTCTATTGTTGGTGCATCTGGTGCTGGAAAAACTACATTGCTACAATTATTAGGCACTTTAGACACTCCAAAACTTTCAACGGGATCAGACATACAAATTAACGGTGAAAGCATTTTAAAAATGAATGATGCCACTGTTTCTAAATTTAGAAATCAAAATTTAGGATTCATCTTCCAATTTCATCAATTACTACCTGAGTTTACTGCTTTAGAAAACGTATGTATTCCTGCCTTCATTGCTAATAAACCTAAAAATGAAACAGAGGCTGAAGCTGAAAAACTACTTACCTATCTTGGTCTTAAAGAAAGAATGCATCATAAACCCAGTGAACTTTCTGGTGGTGAACAGCAAAGAGTTGCAGTAGCTAGAGCTTTAATAAACAGACCCGCAGTTATTTTTGCCGATGAACCTTGTGGAAATTTAGATTCACATACGGCAGAGACTTTACATCAACTTTTCTTTAAACTTCGTGATGAATTTGGTCAAACATTTGTAATAGTAACTCATAACGAGCAGTTAGCAAACATGGCCGATAGAAAACTAGTGATGGTGGATGGTCGAATCAAAGATGAGATTTTAAATTCGACATCTCTTTCAATTTAA
- a CDS encoding DUF6787 family protein, giving the protein MNKLKQRWGITSNWQLVVIFIVFAINGSLSAKISDYLMGLLGLTKNNLHWIPYYIILLVLVLPLYPFMLMVFGYLFGQSGFFFPFAKKMLKSIGLGFIFKA; this is encoded by the coding sequence AATTACATCAAACTGGCAATTGGTCGTAATTTTTATTGTTTTTGCCATTAATGGTTCATTGTCTGCAAAAATATCAGACTATTTAATGGGTCTTTTAGGGCTTACAAAAAATAATTTACACTGGATTCCTTACTATATAATTCTGTTAGTACTTGTATTGCCTTTATACCCTTTTATGCTTATGGTATTTGGTTATTTATTTGGACAATCAGGTTTCTTTTTTCCTTTTGCTAAAAAAATGCTTAAGTCAATTGGTTTAGGTTTTATTTTTAAAGCATAA
- a CDS encoding transporter: MKKYVLILLIVFQFTNATEKDSLSNTNPNPFRKYYAFPEKLMCDACGCSASGGSMGFASMLNSNFVGVRYFNQSYRSTDGLYSNSPWYKENFNTVQVWARIPIFTNFQISALVPYQSHNRESKAGNQEINGIGDITVLAMYRLYQTHKDSTFLVHTLQVGGGIKAPTGKFDQANAGNVNPSFQVGTGSWDYLLATEYIIKRKQLGLNTMLNYTVKTENDKYYRFGNQFNYSSTFFYLFEKDELSIAPQLGFAGEVYASNRQYSEIVRNTSGDILFGKLGCELGKNKLSFGFNTMLPINQNLAKGRVEAKYRWSVNVNYSL; the protein is encoded by the coding sequence ATGAAAAAATATGTTTTAATATTGCTGATTGTATTTCAATTTACAAATGCGACAGAAAAAGACAGTTTATCAAACACAAACCCCAATCCGTTCAGGAAATATTATGCTTTTCCAGAAAAATTGATGTGTGATGCCTGTGGATGTTCTGCAAGTGGTGGAAGTATGGGATTTGCTTCAATGTTAAATTCCAATTTCGTTGGAGTGCGGTATTTTAATCAAAGCTACAGAAGTACTGACGGCTTATACAGTAATTCACCTTGGTATAAAGAAAATTTTAATACAGTTCAAGTCTGGGCAAGAATACCCATTTTTACAAACTTTCAAATTTCAGCATTAGTTCCTTATCAATCTCATAATCGTGAATCTAAAGCTGGTAACCAAGAAATTAACGGAATTGGAGATATTACTGTGTTAGCTATGTATAGATTATATCAAACACATAAAGACAGTACATTTTTAGTTCATACTTTGCAAGTAGGTGGTGGGATAAAAGCACCAACAGGAAAATTTGACCAAGCCAATGCTGGTAATGTTAACCCAAGTTTTCAGGTAGGAACTGGTAGTTGGGATTATCTTTTGGCAACAGAATACATTATTAAAAGGAAGCAGCTTGGCTTAAATACAATGTTGAACTATACTGTCAAAACTGAAAATGATAAATATTACAGATTTGGTAACCAATTTAATTATTCAAGTACCTTCTTCTATCTTTTTGAAAAAGATGAATTATCAATTGCACCACAGTTAGGTTTTGCAGGTGAGGTTTATGCAAGCAACCGTCAATATTCTGAAATAGTTAGAAATACCTCGGGTGATATTTTGTTTGGAAAATTAGGTTGTGAATTAGGAAAAAATAAACTATCGTTTGGATTTAACACTATGCTTCCGATTAATCAAAATTTAGCTAAAGGTAGAGTTGAAGCTAAATACCGTTGGAGTGTAAATGTAAATTATAGTTTATGA
- a CDS encoding cytochrome-c peroxidase, translating to MKAKYLVLLILSLLWSCSSDDSDEYKDIPIDFKIPSNFPPLAYDLQNNPITVKGFELGKKLFYDGRLSSDGTISCGFCHQQQYAFTHHGHTVSHGVNGLSGIRNSPSIQNLAFQNTFMFDGATEHLNLQPILPITNPVEMNGNFTQIVAMLNSDAEYKKLFGLAYPGKPINTENMLKAMAQFLVMVTSSNSRFDKYRRNESGGSLTQEELDGYAIFNQKCVSCHATDLFTDNSFRNNGLAVNPLVNDIGRYRVTLLEQDKYKFKVPSLRNIEKTKPYMHDGRFFTLEAVLDHYSSGVVNSSTLDPSLNNNGNLGIPMSTSEKIKLIAFLKTLTDDQYLTDKRFSEF from the coding sequence ATGAAAGCAAAATATTTAGTATTGCTCATTTTGTCCTTATTGTGGAGTTGTTCAAGTGATGATTCTGACGAGTATAAGGATATTCCGATTGATTTTAAAATACCTAGTAATTTCCCGCCATTAGCTTATGATTTGCAAAATAATCCGATAACTGTAAAGGGATTTGAGTTAGGCAAAAAGTTATTTTATGACGGAAGATTATCTTCAGACGGAACAATATCATGTGGATTTTGTCACCAACAACAGTATGCTTTTACACATCATGGACACACGGTTAGTCATGGTGTAAATGGATTGAGCGGGATAAGAAACTCTCCTTCAATTCAAAATTTGGCGTTTCAAAATACATTTATGTTTGATGGCGCAACGGAACATTTGAATTTACAGCCAATTCTCCCGATTACGAATCCTGTGGAAATGAATGGCAATTTTACCCAAATAGTAGCAATGTTAAATTCTGATGCAGAATACAAAAAGCTATTTGGATTGGCTTACCCAGGTAAACCAATCAACACAGAAAACATGCTTAAAGCTATGGCTCAGTTTTTAGTGATGGTAACTTCTTCCAATTCCAGATTTGACAAGTATCGCAGGAATGAATCAGGTGGGTCTTTAACTCAGGAAGAACTTGACGGCTATGCTATTTTTAATCAGAAGTGTGTATCCTGTCATGCCACTGATTTGTTTACCGATAATTCTTTTAGAAATAATGGATTAGCGGTCAATCCACTAGTTAATGATATTGGTCGTTATCGTGTAACTTTACTGGAGCAGGACAAATACAAATTTAAAGTGCCAAGCTTGCGAAATATTGAAAAAACAAAGCCTTACATGCATGATGGTCGTTTTTTTACGCTCGAAGCAGTTTTAGATCATTATTCGTCAGGAGTAGTTAATTCTTCAACGCTTGACCCGAGTTTAAACAATAATGGAAATTTAGGCATTCCAATGTCTACAAGTGAAAAAATTAAGCTCATAGCCTTTTTAAAAACATTAACAGATGATCAATATCTAACCGATAAGCGATTTTCAGAATTTTAA